Proteins encoded by one window of Actinocorallia herbida:
- a CDS encoding SDR family NAD(P)-dependent oxidoreductase, which translates to MRKTAVITGASSGIGAATARRLAAEGFNIVAAARRRDRLDALVKEIEAADPAGRRGFVEAVTLDVTSEESVAELAAGLPECHVLINNAGGAHGTERIADAKTEDWRVMYDTNVLGLLRVTRALLPKLVASGSGHVVNITSLAAHVPYEGGGGYVAAKHAAAAVNDIMRLELVDRPVRITEVAPGMVKTEEFSLVRLRGDRSAADAVYSGVAEPLVADDIADCIAWAVTRPAHVNIDRIDVQPRAQAAPYKIHRE; encoded by the coding sequence ATGCGAAAGACAGCAGTGATCACCGGAGCCAGCAGCGGCATCGGCGCGGCGACCGCCCGCAGACTCGCCGCCGAGGGCTTCAACATCGTCGCCGCGGCCCGTCGCCGCGACCGGCTCGACGCCCTGGTCAAGGAGATCGAGGCCGCCGACCCGGCGGGCCGGCGCGGGTTCGTCGAGGCGGTCACCCTCGACGTGACCTCGGAGGAGTCCGTCGCGGAGCTCGCCGCGGGCCTCCCCGAGTGCCATGTCCTGATCAACAACGCGGGCGGCGCGCACGGCACCGAGCGGATCGCCGACGCCAAGACCGAGGACTGGCGGGTCATGTACGACACCAACGTCCTCGGCCTCCTGCGGGTCACCCGGGCGCTGCTGCCCAAGCTCGTCGCCTCCGGCTCCGGTCATGTGGTGAACATCACTTCCCTCGCCGCCCATGTGCCCTACGAGGGCGGCGGCGGCTACGTGGCGGCCAAGCACGCCGCGGCCGCCGTGAACGACATCATGCGGCTGGAACTCGTCGACAGGCCCGTCCGGATCACCGAGGTGGCGCCGGGCATGGTGAAGACCGAGGAGTTCTCCCTGGTCCGTCTCCGCGGTGATCGGTCCGCCGCCGACGCCGTCTACTCGGGTGTCGCGGAACCGCTGGTCGCCGACGACATCGCCGACTGCATCGCCTGGGCCGTCACCCGTCCCGCGCACGTGAACATCGACAGGATCGACGTCCAGCCGCGGGCGCAGGCCGCGCCCTACAAGATCCACCGGGAATAG
- a CDS encoding helix-turn-helix domain-containing protein, with product MQGPKVGSIGEYIREQRQRAKISLRQLAQQAGVSNPYLSQVERGLRKPSAEILQQIAKGLRISAEALYVQAGILEDREADSDVQTAVRADLALSERQKQVLLDIYDSFRKENSADTGPEDEAPSTREDLEP from the coding sequence ATGCAAGGACCGAAGGTCGGCTCCATCGGGGAGTACATCCGGGAGCAGCGGCAACGGGCGAAGATCTCGCTGCGCCAGCTGGCACAGCAGGCCGGGGTGTCCAACCCCTACCTGAGCCAGGTGGAGAGGGGCCTGCGCAAGCCCTCGGCGGAGATCCTTCAGCAGATCGCCAAGGGTCTGCGGATCTCGGCGGAGGCGCTCTACGTGCAGGCCGGGATCCTCGAAGACCGCGAGGCCGACAGCGACGTCCAGACAGCCGTCAGGGCCGACCTCGCTCTTTCCGAACGGCAGAAGCAGGTACTGCTCGACATCTACGACTCCTTCCGGAAAGAGAACTCAGCAGACACCGGGCCCGAAGACGAGGCCCCGTCGACAAGAGAGGACCTGGAACCATGA
- a CDS encoding DUF2207 domain-containing protein: MLGRPWLIAAPLLLFAPMTPAHAANPPTAAERAAVFAAADDRVLSDEVVLTVGADGVLHATETVRFDHGSASGGDPVERIFITRVPVDAARDRIFAVENLKVAGGSTQITDADAVVEEDRTVIRLGGGTGVQTYTLDYDIRGSIAPLPNGQELRWTAVGWNVPVAEATVTLDVAAEVRGVNCFAGSPSSVVGCSEFRRPKPGRMTLFAQTSMLPEEYLTVAGVLPAGHTTGAPTYEERKTLASSFAMNAVTGGSLAALLLVLLGGFFLLHRLRGRDARAEVHETTPLTDTGFEPPDGIRPGQVGTLIDEQADVIDVAATVIDLAVRGYLLIEEAEGKGDWTLRRLNRPVNDLHPYEQILYDGLFFDGRETVKLAALGGTFATKLAQVRAALYVDVVKQGWFSRRPDAVRSRWTVLGYVVNVLGVIGTIGLAIATSYALVGLGVLAFGLALTLFGKHMPAKTAKGSAVLARTLGFREHLRKGEAERVPDRQKIALFSRFLPYAVVFDTVGPWAKTVETAGVEGGDNLYWYEGPAEWDLSKFAESMRAFTFALSGALAQSRPYGRKAPKVDVEALGKS; this comes from the coding sequence ATGCTGGGACGACCGTGGCTGATCGCCGCCCCCCTCCTCCTGTTCGCCCCGATGACCCCCGCGCACGCGGCGAACCCGCCGACGGCCGCGGAGCGCGCCGCGGTGTTCGCCGCCGCCGACGACCGGGTGCTGAGCGACGAAGTCGTCCTCACGGTCGGCGCGGACGGGGTGCTGCACGCCACCGAGACCGTCAGGTTCGACCACGGGTCGGCCTCCGGCGGCGACCCCGTCGAGCGGATCTTCATCACCCGGGTCCCGGTGGACGCCGCGCGCGACCGGATCTTCGCGGTGGAGAACCTCAAGGTGGCCGGCGGCTCCACCCAGATCACCGACGCCGACGCGGTGGTGGAGGAGGACCGGACCGTCATCAGGCTGGGCGGCGGCACGGGCGTCCAGACCTACACCCTCGACTACGACATCAGGGGCTCGATCGCGCCGCTGCCGAACGGGCAGGAGCTGCGCTGGACCGCGGTCGGCTGGAACGTCCCGGTCGCCGAGGCCACCGTCACCCTCGACGTCGCGGCCGAGGTGCGCGGCGTCAACTGCTTCGCCGGCTCGCCCAGCAGCGTCGTCGGATGCAGCGAGTTCCGCCGCCCGAAGCCGGGCCGGATGACGCTCTTCGCCCAGACGTCGATGCTTCCCGAGGAGTATCTGACGGTCGCGGGGGTGCTGCCCGCAGGGCACACGACCGGGGCGCCCACGTACGAGGAGCGCAAGACGCTCGCCTCGTCCTTCGCCATGAACGCCGTCACCGGAGGCTCCCTGGCGGCCCTCCTCCTCGTCCTCCTGGGCGGCTTCTTCCTGCTGCACCGCCTGCGCGGCCGTGACGCGCGCGCGGAGGTGCACGAGACGACGCCGCTCACCGACACGGGCTTCGAGCCACCGGACGGCATCCGCCCCGGCCAGGTCGGCACCCTGATAGACGAGCAGGCCGACGTCATCGACGTGGCGGCCACCGTCATCGACCTCGCCGTGCGGGGCTACCTCCTCATCGAGGAGGCCGAAGGCAAGGGCGACTGGACCCTCCGCCGCCTCAACAGGCCCGTCAACGACCTCCATCCTTACGAGCAGATCCTCTACGACGGCCTCTTCTTCGACGGACGTGAGACCGTCAAGCTCGCCGCCCTGGGCGGCACGTTCGCCACCAAGCTGGCCCAGGTGCGGGCCGCGCTGTACGTGGACGTCGTCAAGCAGGGGTGGTTCAGCCGCAGGCCCGACGCGGTGCGCTCGCGCTGGACGGTCCTCGGCTACGTGGTCAACGTGCTCGGCGTCATCGGGACGATCGGGCTGGCGATCGCCACGAGCTACGCCCTGGTCGGCCTCGGCGTCCTCGCGTTCGGCCTCGCGCTGACGCTGTTCGGCAAGCACATGCCCGCCAAGACCGCCAAGGGCTCCGCGGTGCTCGCGCGCACCCTGGGCTTCCGCGAGCACCTGCGCAAGGGCGAGGCCGAGCGGGTGCCCGACCGTCAGAAGATCGCCCTGTTCTCCCGCTTCCTCCCGTACGCCGTCGTCTTCGACACGGTCGGGCCGTGGGCCAAGACCGTCGAGACGGCCGGGGTCGAGGGAGGCGACAACCTCTACTGGTACGAGGGGCCCGCCGAATGGGATCTGTCGAAGTTCGCCGAGTCGATGCGGGCGTTCACCTTCGCGCTCTCCGGGGCGCTCGCCCAGTCGCGGCCGTACGGCCGCAAGGCGCCGAAGGTGGACGTCGAGGCATTGGGCAAGAGTTGA
- a CDS encoding class I SAM-dependent methyltransferase, producing MCAERVRRPEGELTRGTTNPNRLRRQDLWMAATTRLPPEALVVDLGYGASPVTAVELYTRLRTVRPDVRVVGLEISQDRVDAARSFLAGRQDAYPGLTFARGGFELPVGRPPDLVRAANVLRQYDEEAAWLTWERLRERLAPGGTLVEGTCDEIGRRHVWVALPEDGPATITFAASVAHLPKPSALAERLPKTLIHRNVPGEAVHAFLTDLDRAWATAAPQSVFGPRQRWLATVEQIRRTWPVLTRPPYGGVRRWRLGEVTLPWDALAPRR from the coding sequence GTGTGCGCGGAGCGGGTGCGGAGGCCTGAGGGGGAGCTGACGCGGGGGACGACCAACCCCAACCGGCTGCGGCGGCAGGACCTCTGGATGGCCGCGACGACGCGGCTCCCGCCCGAGGCGCTCGTGGTGGACCTGGGATACGGGGCCTCGCCGGTGACGGCCGTGGAGCTGTACACACGGCTCAGGACCGTCCGGCCGGACGTCCGGGTCGTCGGCCTGGAGATCTCCCAGGACCGGGTGGACGCGGCCCGGAGCTTCCTCGCCGGCCGGCAGGACGCCTATCCCGGGCTGACCTTCGCCCGCGGAGGCTTCGAGCTGCCGGTGGGCCGCCCGCCCGATCTCGTCAGGGCCGCGAACGTGCTCCGGCAGTACGACGAGGAAGCCGCGTGGCTCACGTGGGAGCGCCTGCGGGAGCGTCTGGCGCCCGGAGGCACCCTCGTGGAGGGCACCTGCGACGAGATCGGCCGAAGGCACGTCTGGGTGGCGCTGCCCGAGGACGGGCCCGCGACGATCACGTTCGCCGCCTCGGTGGCCCATCTGCCGAAGCCGTCGGCGCTGGCCGAGCGGCTGCCCAAGACCCTCATCCACCGCAACGTGCCGGGCGAGGCCGTCCACGCGTTCCTGACGGACCTGGACCGCGCGTGGGCGACCGCGGCCCCGCAGTCGGTGTTCGGGCCGAGGCAGCGCTGGCTGGCGACCGTCGAGCAGATCCGGCGTACGTGGCCGGTCCTTACCCGGCCCCCGTACGGCGGCGTACGCCGCTGGAGGCTGGGCGAGGTGACGCTGCCCTGGGACGCGCTCGCGCCTCGGCGGTAG
- a CDS encoding SRPBCC family protein: MGRVTDEVEVRAAVSAERVFAVLTDWPRHGEWMPFTRATGGEGVGAVIEGWTGLGPVGFLDTMRISEWEPGRRVAVVHTGRLVRGEGWFTTTPLPGGGCAVRWGESLDPPVPAALWRLAAPVYRAFMRRGLTRLVRLAEAA, translated from the coding sequence ATGGGCCGGGTGACGGATGAGGTCGAGGTGCGCGCCGCGGTGTCCGCGGAGCGGGTGTTCGCGGTGCTGACGGACTGGCCGCGGCACGGCGAATGGATGCCGTTCACCCGCGCGACGGGCGGTGAAGGCGTCGGCGCGGTGATCGAGGGCTGGACGGGCCTCGGCCCGGTCGGCTTCCTCGACACCATGCGGATCAGCGAGTGGGAGCCGGGCCGGCGCGTCGCCGTCGTCCATACCGGCCGCCTCGTCCGGGGCGAAGGCTGGTTCACCACGACCCCGCTGCCCGGCGGCGGCTGCGCGGTCCGCTGGGGCGAGAGCCTCGACCCGCCCGTCCCCGCCGCGCTCTGGCGCCTCGCCGCGCCCGTCTACCGGGCCTTCATGCGCAGGGGCCTCACCCGCCTGGTCCGCTTGGCCGAAGCCGCCTGA
- the mshA gene encoding D-inositol-3-phosphate glycosyltransferase: MINRVATLSVHTSPLDQPGTGDAGGMNVYIVETARRLAERGVEVDIFTRATSRALPPVVELAPGVLVRNVQAGPFEELDKTELPRQLCSFTSGLLRAEAAHDPGHYDLVHSHYWLSGQPGWVAAHRWGVPLVHSMHTLAKVKNLSLAEGDTPEPALRVTGEEQIVADAHELVANTADEARELIDLYGALPRRVQTVAPGVNLEVFTPGGRAEARRRLGVPADAYLLLFVGRIQPLKAPDVLVKAAARLLDRRPDLRSRLVVAIVGGPSGTGKERPEGLQKLAASLGLGDVVRFEPPTRQSGLAEWYRAADVTVVPSHNESFGLVAVESQACGTPVVASAVGGLRTAVGDGISGVLVQGHDPDDYARVLENLYDEPHLRERLGHGAVRHARVFGWDATADRLLRVYNSVVNERVCA, encoded by the coding sequence GTGATCAACCGGGTCGCGACGCTCTCCGTGCACACGTCACCCCTGGACCAGCCCGGCACGGGCGACGCCGGGGGCATGAACGTCTACATCGTGGAGACCGCGAGACGGCTCGCCGAGCGGGGCGTGGAAGTCGACATCTTCACCCGCGCGACGTCCCGGGCCCTGCCGCCGGTCGTCGAGCTCGCCCCCGGCGTCCTGGTCCGCAACGTCCAGGCCGGGCCGTTCGAGGAGCTCGACAAGACCGAGCTGCCCCGCCAGCTGTGCTCGTTCACCTCGGGCCTGCTGCGCGCCGAGGCGGCGCACGACCCCGGCCACTACGACCTCGTGCACTCGCACTACTGGCTCTCCGGCCAGCCCGGCTGGGTCGCCGCGCACCGCTGGGGCGTGCCGCTCGTGCACTCGATGCACACCCTCGCCAAGGTGAAGAATCTCAGCCTGGCCGAAGGCGACACCCCGGAACCGGCCCTCAGGGTGACCGGCGAGGAGCAGATCGTCGCCGACGCCCATGAGCTGGTCGCCAACACCGCGGACGAGGCACGTGAGCTGATCGACCTCTACGGCGCCCTTCCCCGGCGCGTCCAGACGGTCGCCCCGGGCGTCAACCTCGAGGTGTTCACCCCGGGAGGACGGGCGGAGGCCCGCAGGCGCCTCGGCGTACCCGCCGACGCCTATCTCCTGCTGTTCGTCGGCCGCATCCAGCCGCTCAAGGCCCCCGACGTCCTGGTGAAGGCCGCCGCCCGGCTCCTGGACCGCCGTCCCGACCTGCGCTCCCGGCTCGTCGTGGCGATCGTGGGCGGCCCGTCCGGGACGGGCAAGGAGCGCCCTGAGGGCCTCCAGAAGCTCGCCGCGTCCCTCGGTCTCGGCGACGTCGTCCGGTTCGAGCCGCCGACCCGGCAGTCCGGCCTCGCCGAGTGGTACCGCGCCGCGGACGTCACCGTGGTGCCCTCCCACAACGAGTCCTTCGGCCTCGTCGCGGTCGAGTCCCAGGCGTGCGGGACGCCCGTCGTGGCGTCCGCCGTGGGCGGCCTGCGCACGGCGGTCGGAGACGGGATCTCGGGCGTCCTCGTGCAGGGCCACGACCCCGACGACTACGCCAGGGTCCTGGAGAATCTCTACGACGAGCCGCATCTCCGTGAAAGGCTCGGGCACGGGGCGGTAAGGCACGCCCGTGTCTTCGGCTGGGACGCCACCGCCGACCGCCTCCTGCGGGTGTACAACAGCGTCGTGAACGAACGGGTGTGCGCGTGA
- a CDS encoding VOC family protein, whose amino-acid sequence MEVLSGRVLLRPVDPHRSLAFYRDVLGLAVYREFGPPESPGTVFFLGSGFLELSGSSPAPSAESVALWLQVRDLAAEHARLAAASVPVLRPPRREPWGLHEMWIADPDGTRIVLVEIPADHPLRRDSRPPA is encoded by the coding sequence ATGGAAGTACTGAGCGGACGGGTGCTGCTACGGCCCGTGGACCCGCACCGGAGCCTCGCCTTCTACCGCGACGTCCTGGGCCTCGCCGTCTACCGGGAGTTCGGCCCGCCCGAATCCCCCGGCACCGTCTTCTTCCTCGGCTCGGGCTTCCTGGAACTGTCCGGAAGCTCCCCGGCACCGTCCGCCGAGTCCGTCGCCCTCTGGCTCCAGGTCCGCGACCTCGCCGCCGAGCACGCCCGGCTCGCCGCCGCCTCCGTCCCGGTCCTCCGCCCACCTCGGCGAGAGCCCTGGGGCCTCCACGAGATGTGGATCGCCGATCCCGACGGCACCCGCATCGTCCTCGTGGAGATCCCCGCGGACCACCCGCTTCGCCGTGACTCCCGGCCCCCGGCCTAG